In the Staphylococcus sp. IVB6240 genome, one interval contains:
- a CDS encoding terminase TerL endonuclease subunit has protein sequence MANYIKQYYQKIESGDIVASKRVRKQYKKLLDDMEHHDKYIYDESKAERPIAFIERFCRHSKGELAGKPLKLDLFQKAYISALFGFVDKETGYRRYTESFFFVGRKNGKTTMLSAIALYMMIADGESGSEVYSVASKRDQANILFDQAHEMIVQSPDLNKNIRKRKSDLYFAHNFSKMQSLGKNSNSLDGLNAHLVVIDELHSIQDRNLYEVMKQSQSARTQPLLIMITTAGTHRGTIFDDLYEYACNVVDGKFEDDNFLPIMYELDHKAEYKIPECWQKANPALGVSKKVEDLERKVARAKNNVNDLTGILTKDFNIREVTHSAWLTFEAINNEDTFDIRDFSGSYAIGGADLSITTDLSCATLLFVEPETEIRYVHQMYWLPEDNLRKRVDEDKIPYDKWYEQGLLRLCRGNTIDYSDITDWFLEMLNEYDITPLWIYYDNYSARYWVDEMEANGFKMVRTPQGAKTLSLPMQNMGADLEKHKINYNNNPILKWCLTNTGVETDRNGNIVPVKNQSPKRRIDGTASLLDAYVGLFDNYEQFLRAM, from the coding sequence ATGGCTAACTACATTAAACAGTATTACCAAAAAATTGAAAGTGGCGATATTGTAGCTTCAAAACGTGTACGTAAACAATATAAGAAGCTCTTAGATGACATGGAGCATCACGACAAATACATTTATGATGAATCTAAAGCAGAACGCCCTATCGCTTTTATAGAGCGTTTCTGCCGTCATTCTAAAGGTGAGCTGGCGGGTAAGCCCCTAAAGTTAGATTTGTTTCAAAAAGCCTATATTTCGGCGCTATTTGGGTTTGTAGATAAGGAAACAGGTTACCGACGTTATACTGAATCTTTTTTCTTTGTAGGTCGTAAGAATGGTAAAACAACAATGTTAAGTGCGATTGCATTATATATGATGATTGCCGACGGAGAAAGTGGCTCAGAAGTTTACTCAGTTGCATCGAAACGTGACCAAGCTAATATCTTATTCGATCAAGCACATGAGATGATTGTACAGAGTCCTGATTTAAACAAGAATATCCGTAAGCGTAAGAGTGATTTATATTTTGCGCATAACTTTAGCAAGATGCAGTCATTAGGAAAAAACTCAAATTCATTAGATGGATTGAATGCACATCTTGTTGTGATTGACGAATTACATTCTATTCAAGACCGCAATTTATATGAAGTAATGAAACAATCTCAGTCAGCACGTACACAACCGTTATTGATTATGATTACAACGGCTGGAACACATAGAGGTACGATATTTGATGACTTATATGAGTATGCTTGTAACGTGGTTGACGGTAAATTTGAAGATGATAACTTTTTACCGATTATGTACGAGTTAGATCATAAAGCTGAATATAAGATACCTGAATGCTGGCAAAAGGCAAATCCTGCTTTAGGTGTATCAAAAAAGGTAGAGGACTTAGAACGCAAAGTTGCACGTGCTAAAAACAATGTAAATGACTTAACGGGTATCTTAACTAAAGATTTTAATATACGTGAAGTTACACATAGCGCATGGCTCACATTTGAGGCGATTAATAATGAAGATACCTTTGATATACGTGACTTCTCAGGTAGTTATGCGATAGGTGGTGCTGATTTAAGTATCACAACCGATTTGAGTTGCGCCACATTGTTATTTGTAGAACCTGAAACAGAAATACGTTATGTGCATCAGATGTATTGGTTGCCTGAGGATAACCTCAGAAAGCGTGTAGACGAAGATAAGATACCTTATGACAAATGGTATGAACAAGGATTACTTCGTTTGTGTAGAGGCAATACAATTGATTACAGCGACATCACAGATTGGTTTTTAGAGATGTTGAATGAATATGACATCACGCCACTATGGATATATTACGATAATTATTCAGCTCGGTACTGGGTTGATGAGATGGAAGCTAACGGCTTTAAAATGGTACGTACACCACAAGGAGCAAAGACATTAAGTCTACCAATGCAAAATATGGGTGCTGATTTAGAGAAGCATAAAATTAATTATAATAACAATCCTATATTGAAGTGGTGCTTAACTAATACGGGTGTAGAAACTGACCGAAACGGTAATATCGTTCCTGTTAAGAATCAATCACCGAAGCGCCGTATTGATGGTACAGCATCGTTATTAGATGCGTATGTAGGGTTGTTTGATAATTATGAGCAGTTTTTAAGAGCGATGTAA
- a CDS encoding phage major capsid protein produces the protein MFNTVQEAFNHYRNASLEDIETRAGEIRGTIENDPEADVTKLNIEIEGLNQAKENIKEKEQEQVENRSYNPITGQQFKQNNEVQNNNVFGTEEYRSAFFKKMLGQELSDVEQRSFNHAMDIQKSEHRADEFTSSSNASAVIPEQTLNEVIRRARTQGGLLANVRSFNMPTKIRIPISTPQERAEWHTEGAKVEADKVVTTAVSFEANEIIKIFSISVKAKTMSISAFESYLVEELTNCVVEAIEYALINGTGNNQGQGILTGITWNDENSLELTGKYTDFTKALGMLKRGYAQNAKFAMSNATLYNTVYGVEDGNKRPIFVQDAQRENVGYIFGKPVIIDDNIEDGTILLGDFNYLGYNLPQGIMLESSRESSFRSGLIDYRAMAVADTRVLVDDAFVKLTSASSDVGA, from the coding sequence CAGTACAAGAAGCATTTAATCATTATCGTAATGCGTCACTTGAAGATATTGAAACACGGGCTGGTGAAATTAGAGGCACAATCGAAAATGACCCAGAAGCAGACGTGACAAAGTTAAATATTGAAATTGAAGGCTTAAATCAAGCTAAAGAAAACATTAAAGAAAAGGAGCAAGAACAAGTGGAAAATCGTTCATATAACCCTATTACAGGACAACAATTTAAACAAAATAATGAAGTTCAAAATAATAATGTATTCGGTACAGAAGAATACCGATCAGCATTCTTTAAGAAAATGTTAGGACAAGAATTATCAGATGTGGAACAACGTTCATTCAATCACGCTATGGATATTCAAAAATCAGAACACCGCGCAGATGAATTTACTTCATCTTCAAATGCATCAGCAGTCATACCAGAACAAACATTAAACGAAGTGATTCGTCGTGCGCGTACACAAGGTGGCTTACTTGCAAATGTACGTTCATTCAATATGCCTACAAAAATCCGTATCCCAATTAGTACGCCACAAGAGCGCGCCGAATGGCATACTGAGGGGGCTAAAGTAGAGGCAGACAAAGTAGTTACAACAGCGGTATCTTTTGAAGCGAATGAGATTATTAAAATCTTTAGTATCTCAGTGAAAGCTAAAACGATGAGTATTTCAGCATTTGAATCATATCTTGTTGAAGAATTGACTAACTGCGTTGTAGAAGCGATCGAATACGCATTGATTAATGGTACGGGTAACAATCAAGGTCAAGGTATATTGACAGGTATCACATGGAATGATGAAAACAGCTTAGAGCTTACAGGAAAATATACTGATTTCACAAAAGCGTTGGGAATGTTAAAACGTGGTTATGCACAAAATGCAAAATTCGCTATGAGCAATGCAACGTTATATAACACAGTGTATGGCGTTGAAGATGGTAATAAACGTCCTATCTTTGTACAAGATGCGCAACGTGAGAATGTTGGTTATATCTTCGGTAAGCCAGTCATTATTGATGACAATATCGAAGACGGCACAATTCTATTAGGAGACTTTAACTATCTCGGTTACAACTTACCGCAAGGCATTATGCTTGAATCTTCTCGTGAGTCTTCATTCCGTTCAGGCTTGATTGACTATCGAGCAATGGCGGTCGCAGATACACGCGTTTTAGTTGATGATGCTTTCGTTAAGTTAACAAGTGCTTCATCTGATGTAGGAGCGTAA
- a CDS encoding head-tail connector protein, protein MIISIEDARNALRIDGDFNDDIITPLIETIPNYLYLTTGRDWLDEPVEPLAQTTAKFILQLWFDPHTQDSERLKRTIDGLLVSLTALGREYNG, encoded by the coding sequence ATGATTATATCAATAGAAGATGCACGTAACGCATTAAGGATAGATGGGGATTTCAACGACGACATCATCACTCCATTAATCGAAACTATTCCTAACTACTTATATCTAACCACAGGCAGAGATTGGTTAGATGAACCAGTAGAACCACTTGCACAAACAACAGCTAAGTTTATATTGCAATTGTGGTTTGACCCACATACACAAGACAGTGAGCGATTAAAACGTACAATAGATGGACTATTGGTATCTTTGACAGCGTTAGGACGTGAGTATAATGGTTAG